A genomic stretch from Schistosoma haematobium chromosome 4, whole genome shotgun sequence includes:
- a CDS encoding hypothetical protein (EggNog:ENOG410V76E~COG:T) yields the protein MHRDSCSSNNNGEVRGAINLEFVVHRKGVWLGPEAATWERWIVNVILKTVSANEKEDHRRQISNQLRNELCNILEHFNSPSAYAPSLGSSQVETEHIIDFSMCGISPYRFSINYLSNSCQSRSGVSVTMRRIFKDARL from the exons ATGCATCGTGATAGCTGTTCATCTAACAATAATGGCGAAGTTCGTGGTGCAATTAACTTGGAGTTTGTGGTTCACAGAAAAGGGGTTTGGTTGGGACCAGAAGCCGCGACTTGGGAACGTTGGATTGTAAATGTGATTCTGAAAACCGTCAGTGCGAATG AAAAAGAGGATCATCGTCGTCAAATTAGCAATCAACTAAGGAATGAATTGTGCAACATTCTCGAACACTTCAACTCTCCCTCAGCTTATGCTCCATCTTTAGGTAGCTCACAAGTGGAAACAGAACACATCATTGACTTCTCTATGTGCGGAATTTCACCCTATCGGTTTAGTATAAATTATCTTTCTAATTCATGTCAAAGTCGTTCCGGAGTGAGTGTGACCATGAGGCGTATATTTAAAGATGCTAGACTTtga
- a CDS encoding hypothetical protein (EggNog:ENOG41KOG0017~COG:C) encodes MHRLQKILRNYVHYLISNSFKYSEEEEACLPSLLKFLQSDAVLRTYSPNVHSVFITDASPVRIGAVLGQEGRPVICVSLKLTVTEQSYSQTHREALAVFWAVKRLHKYLFGKKFTIVTDHEALKFIYHPEKSLALSSAAMIQRWSIALSAYDYTVQHRSAKQIQHVDHIYRQSLQDRPINTSDCLLVQPLPVRRPDFIRETRRYFGCILSAIRKGWNSIMKRRFRVYFSNRDELSTTPDGILYLNDRVLIPSLLRKSVFIVNIWVLRK; translated from the exons ATGCACCGTCTCCAAAAAATCTTGCGCAACTACGTTCACTA TTTGATATCTAATTCATTCAAGTACAGTGAGGAAGAAGAGGCGTGCTTACCGAGTTTGctaaagtttcttcaaagtgatgctgttcttcgaacttattcccctaatgtacattctgtgtttattactgatgcatcacctgtgagaattggtgcagttttgggacaggaaggtagaccagttatttgtgtttcactcaaacttactgttactgaacaaagttattcacagactcaccgagaagcattagctgtgttttgggctgttaaaagacttcataaatatttattcggaaagaaattcactattgttacggatcatgaagctttaaagtttatttatcatcctgaaaaatccttagcactTTCCTCAGCTGCTATGATTcaacgatggagtattgctttgagtgcatatgactatacggttcaacacagaagtgccaaacaaaTTCAACATGTTGACCACATTTAtcgacagtcattacaagatagacctattaatacttcggactgtttgttagtgcaacctttaccagtgagacgtcCAGATTtcattagagaaactcgtaGATACTTTGGATGTATACTTAGTGCTATACGGAAAGGTTGGAATTCTATTATGAAACGTAGATTTCGTGTCTATTTTTCAAATCGTGATGAGTTATCCACTACCCCTGATGGTATTTTGTACTTAAATGATCGTGTACTTATTCCTTCTTTACTACGTAAATCTGTCTTCATAGTGAACATTTGGGTGTTGAGAAAATAA